In one bacterium genomic region, the following are encoded:
- a CDS encoding protein kinase, whose protein sequence is MLPFRAEEKIAQGGFGEVWKGVNASGETVAVKFLKIDRAGPGFLELFKREFAILSEIRHVHLARVFDFGFDPGRNLYFFTQEYCPGVPLQKAAPALLKDGFGGMEEILVQVLSALDYIHSQGIIHSDVKPENILVGADDEGRPHARLVDFGISARLGGMTGGRGGTLAYMAPELFDKTAAVDHRVDLYALGMSFFQVLAGGLPFTEMMDSQEVILWHQKGRISDAEWERTGIPKHLQEVLSKLLRKKPSDRFSSAKVVLNFLNLSTGRKYLKEEEGLLGQIPTEGPLVERRSEVIEPLLKKLGDGSGPAASAFVTVFGERGMGKTRVLDEIRHALELQEIPLCLVNGDWQVPVWPRLCEWLGLAPLPESEMGEGWRVARRAEAVIDAAQARPFCFMVDDAHKADSEMKALLAELKGRIEAGVAPGLKIVTSMDEEVEDSVALRRISPAGVGEYVRQVLGEAPGLDGLAALLRDYSGGLPVLMVEGLKFLGPHFARGESLEHLLPPPEVGELYRAPVASLTDAEREVLYAVALFFRPVKAEELSVVLGRSVEDVVLDSLACVRKGLLAEGVGEGAFRVSSQALALGLIRTLDTEQPEKRRNLHRKIAQGLQSRPTASPREIAYHLAKCGEVEKAALYFREAAKGFQERGQVAAATDCLIRAIDGVGEASPVWEGLVLEAVRLLTLSGEYDQAASFLRRLETHPSSEREELHGWIAFKRRRFPEAREYYARALQGLPAGDWKKRIYLENALGNVDLQEGRPFEASQRFRKTMEWEPRLGPQDRIRINNNNLGLALSLMGDLPGAEKFYRNRLEARRDQMDASEELSCQNGLGYVLIQACRYEEAAKVLMRATELAERTGAMHSLFSSMGNLVTALVKEGCYADSLPYLHKMLTHQQRLGTLRDLAYNYLRQGDVYLTLGMSEAAHDAFQKGQKAATEAKQPALAAWILLMEGYWQREFGDPERSRQLFLQTELDATRISQEDLATWSVFALADLAYERGEVEEARRHWERILPINGDEEFAARMRLLTLKVSPPAAKQDVEAAFADLEKTCQERHFREILWELYEAWGRKEQAAEVVVSIAESLPEEYRDRYLSHGGRQRVLQAFQKALDDQIDQTSKGLGFRMRKLLAPLKRHLHLH, encoded by the coding sequence ATGCTCCCGTTTCGCGCCGAGGAAAAGATCGCCCAGGGAGGTTTTGGAGAAGTCTGGAAGGGCGTCAATGCGTCCGGCGAGACGGTCGCGGTCAAATTCCTGAAAATCGACCGGGCGGGTCCGGGTTTCCTCGAACTGTTCAAGCGCGAGTTCGCCATCCTCTCCGAGATCCGCCACGTGCACCTCGCGCGCGTTTTTGACTTCGGATTCGACCCCGGACGGAACCTCTATTTCTTCACGCAGGAATATTGCCCCGGCGTTCCCCTGCAGAAGGCGGCCCCGGCCCTCTTGAAGGACGGCTTCGGGGGCATGGAAGAGATCCTGGTGCAGGTCCTTTCGGCGCTCGACTACATCCATTCGCAAGGCATCATCCATTCCGACGTCAAGCCCGAGAACATCCTGGTGGGGGCCGACGACGAGGGCCGGCCGCACGCTCGGCTCGTCGACTTCGGGATCTCCGCCCGGCTCGGCGGGATGACCGGGGGGCGAGGCGGGACCCTGGCGTACATGGCCCCGGAGCTCTTCGACAAGACCGCCGCCGTGGATCACCGCGTCGATCTCTACGCCCTCGGCATGTCCTTCTTTCAAGTCCTCGCCGGAGGTTTGCCGTTCACCGAGATGATGGATTCGCAAGAGGTCATCCTCTGGCATCAGAAAGGCAGGATTTCAGACGCCGAGTGGGAAAGAACGGGGATTCCCAAGCACCTCCAGGAGGTCCTTTCGAAGCTCTTGAGGAAGAAGCCCTCCGACCGCTTTTCGAGCGCCAAGGTCGTCCTCAATTTTCTCAACCTCTCGACGGGGCGGAAGTATCTCAAGGAGGAGGAAGGTCTTCTCGGACAGATTCCGACGGAAGGCCCTCTCGTCGAGAGACGTTCCGAGGTCATCGAGCCGTTGTTGAAAAAGCTGGGCGACGGGTCCGGTCCGGCCGCGTCCGCGTTCGTGACCGTTTTCGGCGAGCGCGGCATGGGGAAGACGCGCGTCTTGGACGAAATCCGCCACGCACTGGAGCTTCAGGAAATCCCGCTCTGCCTGGTGAACGGCGACTGGCAGGTGCCGGTCTGGCCCCGGTTGTGCGAGTGGCTGGGGCTGGCGCCGTTGCCCGAGAGCGAGATGGGGGAGGGATGGAGGGTCGCCCGGCGCGCGGAGGCCGTCATCGACGCGGCTCAGGCGCGTCCCTTTTGCTTCATGGTGGACGACGCCCACAAGGCCGATTCGGAGATGAAGGCCCTGCTCGCGGAGCTCAAGGGCAGGATAGAGGCCGGCGTCGCCCCCGGGCTCAAGATCGTCACGTCCATGGACGAGGAGGTTGAAGATTCCGTCGCACTCCGCCGGATTTCCCCCGCGGGCGTGGGCGAGTACGTGCGCCAGGTCCTGGGGGAGGCTCCGGGGCTCGACGGGCTCGCGGCTCTCCTGCGGGACTATTCCGGAGGATTGCCCGTCCTCATGGTGGAGGGGCTGAAATTCCTGGGGCCGCATTTCGCGCGCGGGGAGTCGCTGGAGCATCTCCTGCCGCCGCCGGAAGTGGGGGAGTTGTACCGCGCCCCCGTCGCGTCCTTGACGGATGCCGAGCGCGAGGTGCTGTACGCCGTCGCCCTGTTCTTCCGGCCCGTGAAGGCTGAGGAATTGTCGGTCGTCCTCGGCCGGTCGGTGGAGGACGTCGTCTTGGATTCCCTGGCCTGCGTCCGAAAGGGGCTTTTGGCCGAAGGGGTCGGGGAGGGCGCCTTCCGCGTCTCCAGCCAGGCGCTCGCTTTGGGCTTGATCCGCACGCTCGACACCGAACAGCCCGAGAAGCGGCGAAACCTCCACCGGAAGATCGCCCAGGGCCTGCAGTCTCGTCCCACGGCCTCGCCCCGGGAGATCGCCTACCATCTGGCCAAGTGCGGCGAGGTGGAGAAGGCCGCCCTCTATTTTCGGGAGGCCGCGAAGGGGTTTCAGGAAAGGGGACAGGTGGCCGCGGCGACGGACTGCCTGATCCGCGCCATCGACGGCGTGGGCGAAGCCTCTCCGGTCTGGGAAGGACTCGTCCTGGAGGCCGTCCGACTTCTGACGCTCTCCGGCGAATACGATCAGGCGGCCTCGTTCCTCAGGCGGCTGGAAACGCATCCTTCTTCGGAACGGGAGGAACTGCACGGATGGATCGCCTTCAAGCGCCGCCGGTTCCCCGAGGCGCGCGAATACTACGCCCGGGCCCTGCAGGGACTTCCCGCCGGGGATTGGAAGAAGAGAATTTATCTGGAGAACGCTCTCGGGAACGTGGACCTGCAGGAAGGGAGGCCCTTCGAGGCCTCCCAGCGCTTCCGAAAGACGATGGAATGGGAGCCGCGTCTCGGGCCCCAGGACCGGATCAGGATCAATAACAACAATTTGGGACTCGCTCTTTCCCTCATGGGGGACCTTCCCGGGGCGGAAAAGTTTTACCGCAACCGTCTCGAGGCGAGGCGCGACCAGATGGACGCCTCCGAGGAGCTCTCCTGCCAGAATGGTTTGGGCTACGTCCTCATACAGGCATGCCGCTACGAGGAAGCCGCCAAGGTGCTCATGCGGGCGACCGAACTCGCGGAACGGACGGGGGCCATGCATTCCCTCTTTTCGAGCATGGGCAATCTCGTCACGGCCCTCGTGAAGGAGGGGTGCTACGCGGACAGCCTTCCTTATCTTCACAAAATGCTGACGCACCAGCAGCGGCTCGGGACTCTGCGCGATCTCGCCTACAATTACCTTCGCCAAGGGGACGTTTATCTGACCCTGGGAATGTCGGAGGCCGCGCACGACGCCTTCCAGAAGGGCCAGAAGGCGGCGACGGAGGCCAAACAGCCGGCCTTGGCGGCTTGGATCCTCCTCATGGAGGGCTATTGGCAGCGGGAATTCGGAGATCCGGAGCGGTCCCGCCAACTGTTTCTTCAGACGGAGCTCGACGCCACGCGCATTTCCCAGGAAGACCTGGCGACGTGGTCGGTGTTCGCCCTCGCGGACCTGGCCTACGAGCGCGGAGAGGTGGAGGAGGCGCGTCGGCACTGGGAGAGGATTCTGCCGATCAACGGCGACGAGGAATTCGCGGCGCGGATGCGGCTTCTGACCTTGAAGGTGTCACCCCCCGCGGCGAAGCAGGACGTCGAAGCCGCCTTCGCGGACCTCGAGAAAACCTGCCAGGAGCGTCATTTCCGCGAAATCCTCTGGGAACTTTACGAGGCCTGGGGCCGCAAGGAACAGGCCGCTGAGGTCGTCGTGTCCATCGCCGAGAGCCTCCCGGAAGAGTACCGCGATCGCTACCTCTCCCACGGCGGACGCCAAAGGGTGCTTCAGGCCTTCCAAAAGGCCCTGGACGACCAGATCGACCAGACCTCCAAAGGCCTGGGCTTTCGCATGCGCAAACTTCTGGCGCCCCTCAAGCGGCACTTGCACCTCCATTAG